The DNA sequence TACGCCGAGTATTGCAGGCGCACCGGAGCCTTCTGGCCCAAGCGGAGCGTATGAAGGAGGATCCATGGTCGAAAAAATCCGTGACGTCCGCCCCCCGCGCGGGCTGGCGCGCCTCGCCTTCCGCCTTCCGATCGGATTGTTTCGCTTGGGGTTGGGCGGCCTGCTCGGCACACGCTTTCTGCTGCTGATCCACTCCGGCCGGAAGACCGGACGCGAAAGGAGGACGGTTCTGGAAGTGGTGCGGCACGACAAGGAGAAAAGCGTCTTCGTCGTCGCCGCCGGCTTCGGACCGCAATCCGATTGGTACCAAAATCTCCGTTCCCGTCCGCAGGCGTTCGTCCAATCCGGCCGCCGCCGCTGGAACATGCGGGCCGAATTCCTGACTCCGGATCGGGCTGGAGAGGAAATGCTGGACTACGGCCGCCGCCATCCGGCGGCGCTGCGCGGACTGGTCGGCATCATGGGCTACCGCGTCGGCGAGAACCCGGAGGACATCCGCGCCTTCGGACGGTTGCTGTCGATGGTCGCATTCCATCCGGAAGATCAACCGACGGACAAGCCCTCTCCGGTCCGCACCGCGTGAGGCCCGTCCGGGATCCCTCCGCCTTCCCACGTATGGAAAACGCGCCGGATCAGCGGCGCGTTTTCCATACAGAGCCCTCCGTCAAGGGCGGGCAGCGGTCGGCATCTGCCGGAGCGGAGGCTCCGGACGCTATTCACGCTTTTCGATTTTCACCCGGAAGGATGGAGCCCGGTATCCCTTCGGACGGCTTCCCGGCGGCATGGTGGAAGTGTTGCCGTCGCGCACGGCGCTGAATCTGGGGGAGAGGATTTCCAGGCCGGCCTCGTTGAATTTGTCCTGGATGTTCTGATGCAGGTTGGAATAGGTGACCGCCATCTTCACCGGTTCCTGGGTGTAGGCGTTGATCTCGTAGCTGACGTAACTGTCGTCCAGGCTGGTCTGGAAAACGAACGGCTTCGGATTGGCAAGGATATCGGGGGTGGAAAGCGCCGCGCGGATCAGGGTTTCGTGCACCAGCCGCCAGGGGGCGTCGTACCCGATGGTGACCGTGGTGTGGAGGATCAACCCGTGTTCCTGCGCCACCGCGCTGTAGTTGATGATGTGGTTGGCCAACACGATCCCGTTGGGGATGGTGATATCCTCGTTCTTGATCGTGCGGATGCGGGTCGCGATCAGCCCCTTGTCGATCACGTCGCCCTCGGTGTCCGCGATCCGCACCCGGTCGCCGACGCGGAAGGCCATCGCATAGGTCAGAATGATCCCGGCGACGATGTTCCCGACGACCGATGTGGAGCCGAGCGAAATCAGCGCGCCGAGGAATATGGACACCCCTTGGAAGGCGGGCGAGGAGGAGCCCGGCAGGTAGGGAAAGGCGAGGATCAGCGCCAGGGCGACGGCAAGGATGCGGATGATGCTGTAGGTCGGCATCGCCCATTCGGGCTGGAAACCGGCCAGCGCGATCGTCCCCTTTTCGACTTCGCGGAAGAGGAAGTGGATCACCCGCAAGCCGAAGTACGTCACCACCACCACGACGATCAGGGAGAATAAATTGGGGAGGTAGTCCACGAAGTTTTTCCACCCCGTGGCCAGGATCTCCGCCAAGGCATTGATCCCTTCCGCGACGATCCCGCGCGTCTGCGGAAAGATGCTGAAGACCCCCATCAGGTAGACCAGTACCAATAGCAGGTTGATCGCGTACCGGGCATAGCGAGCCGCCAGCTGAAGGAAGTCGGTGACCTGACCGGCGGAAAGCAGCTGCAATTTCTGGATCCTCCATCCCGTCAACCGCCTGCCGCGCTCGGTTTCGAGGATCCGTGCCAGGTCCGAAAAACGCCTCCGGAGCCAGCCGATGATCCGCGTCAGGAGGATCGTTGCCAGGAGAATCAGCGCCACTTCGAACAGGAACATCACCGCCGGAAGCTGGAATGCTCCGCGCACGGCGTTTCGGAGGCTGTCCGCGAAGGAGACGATCTCCCGGTTGGAAGCCAGCAGCCGGTACGCCCACCAGGCCGCCAACAGGACGACGATCCAGCGGATCAACAGTTTAATGCGCGACGAAACCCCCTGCGGATCGGGAAGGCGGATGACGCGGGCCAGACGCTCCGGGAACGAAATCCTATTCGCCAGGCGAACAACCAGGCGGGAGAGCAAGCCGCCCAACATCCATGCCAGAAAGAGCAGGACAGCAGCCAAGCCCAGGGAGATCCAAGGATTATCCAAAAGGTCTTGCCAAATGGAAAACGGTTCCATGCGCATCCGTCCTTTCCCCAGGCCGATTCCGCCGCGGACAACCCACCATTATAGGGGATCCGGTTTGCAGGTTCCCGGTCCGCTCCCCTATTGTATCTCCGTGCGCCCGTCGGGCCGCCCAAGGTCTTAAGCGCCGTCCCCAAACCCCGTCACTCGCCGATGATTTTTATCAGCACCCGCTTGCGCCGGCCGCCGTCGAATTCCCCGTAGAAAATTTGCTCCCAGGGTCCAAAATCCAGCTTGCCCCCGCTGACCGCCACAACCACCTCGCGCCCCATCACCTGCCGCTTGAGATGCGCGTCGCCGTTGTCTTCGCCCGTGCGGTTGTGGCGGTAACGCGAAAGCGGCTCGTGCGGCGCGAGTCCCTCCAGCCAATCCTCGTAATCCGCATGCAGGCCGGATTCATCGTCGTTGATGAAAACCGACGCGGTGATGTGCATCGCGTTCACCAGCGCCAGCCCCTCGCGGATCTTGCTCTCCCCGAGTGCTTGCGCCACCTGCTCGGTTATGTTAATGAAGGCGCGGCGCGACGGCACATTGAACCAGAGTTCCTTGCGATAGGAAAGCATAGAGGCATTCCTCCTTTTTTCCGCCCCCCTCAGTCCTTCTATTTTCCTACGGATAACCGTGGGAAGGAAAGGGCAGGAATTCCCACCGCCCTTGTCTAAAAACCCGCAAGCCGTTATCCTTCCGCCGAGGCTCAAGATGCCGATCTCACGCAGGAAATTTCTCCAACTCGCCGCGCTCGGAGCGGGTTCTCCGCTTTTAGAAAAGGCCTTCCCCGGAGCGTGGCAGCAAATCCCGGTTGACCCGATCGATACCTGGAAGGAAAAATTTACCCCCGGCACCCGTTTGGGCCGTGTGCTGGCCACCCTCACGCTGCGCAGCCGGCCCGACGCGGACTCGGCCGAAGTGGGAAAAAAATATCAGGATGCGGTGGTCGAAATTCTCCGCGAAGTCGTCGGCCGCGGCCCGGCGATGGATCCGCACAATCACCGCTGGTTCGAAACCCCCGAAGGCTACCTATGGGCTCCATACGTGTTCCCGATGGATTTTCGGATCCAAACCCCCTTGGCGGAGATCCCCGACGGAAAGGTGTGGGTCGAGGTGACCGTGCCCTGGGTCCAGGGTCGGACGGCGCCGAATGAATACGCTCCGAATTTCCTGCTCCAACCCGGCGACCGACCCACCATCCTGTATGGCGCCTCCATTTATCCCGCGACGAAGAGCGTTACCGACGATACGGGAAAGATCTGGTATTTTCTGGACGAGCTCGAGGCGCCGATGTACGCCCGCGCCGAGGGGCTGCGGGTGATCCCCGCCGAAGAACTGGCTCCGATCTCCCCCGAAGTCGAAGACAAGCTGATCGTCGTCCGCTTGGAACGCACCGTGCAAACCCTTTCGGCGCTGGAAAACGGAAAAGAGGTGTATTTTGCGGTAATCTCTTCGGGCGGGAAGAATCCGGAGACCGGAAACTGGACGACTCCCCTGGGCGAGCATCCGATCTGGCGCAAGCGGATCGGCATGCGCATGGGCGGCGGCGACAGCGAATCCGGATTCGACCTGGTGGGCGTGGGCTGGACCTGCCTGTTTTCCGGCCACGGCGAGGCGATCCATTCCACCCACTGGCACAACGATTTCGGCATCCCCAAATCCCACGGATGCGTGAACGCCCGGCCCGAGGACGCCAAATGGATTTTCCGCTGGACCGCCCCCGCGGTGGATTACCCGCTCGGCGACCGGGAAATCGGCATGCCCGGCGGCACCCGGGTTAAAGTCGTCGCCTGAGGAAATCCGCGGTTGACCGTCCCGGAATATTCCTTGGGGTGGATCTGGCTGGCGGGAGTGGTATCCTTTCTCTCGCCGTGCGCGTTGCCGATCCTGCCCGGGTATCTGGCGTATTTGGCCGGGCGCGCCGTCGGATGCGACCCCGCGAAGGTCGCGCGTTGGCGGGTGCTGGTCCACGGTGCGGCGTTCGTGCTCGGCTTCAGCCTGATGTTCATCGCCCTGGGGGCGACCGCTTCGGTCCTGGGCCGATTGCTGTTATCCTACCGCTGGTGGATCGCACGGATCGGCGGCATTGGGATGGTGGTTTTCGGGGCGCAGATGGCCGGCATTTTGCGAATCCCCTTTCTGGAGTACGGCCCCCGCCCCGACGCGCATCCGGATCCGCGCTGGGGGCTGGCGTCCTCCGCGCTAATGGGCTTGGTCTATGCCAGCGGATGGACTCCCTGCATCGGGTTGGTGCTCGGATCGGTGCTTACGCTGGCGGCTTACGAAGCCTCGCCGGGCAAGGGAATTCTGATGCTGGCCGTGTACGCCGCGGGCTTTGGCGCACCCTTCCTGCTCGTCGCATTTCTGCTGGACCGGATTGGGAGCGGGTTGAGGCGGCTGACCAAGCTTTGCCGGTACATCTCCGCCGCCTCCGGGTTGGCGATCGCGGTTTTCGGGGTATTCTTCGCCATCGATAAATTACCGCTCCTCGCGGGCTGGCTGCCCGGCTGGGAGATCGGATTGTAGAACGGGAAATCCGTCATGCGGGGCGTGAAGCTGTTCGGGGTGCTTGGATTGGGAATCCTTCTCGGCGCGGGGGCGGGCGCGGCGTTCTGGTACACGCCGGGCGATGCCGTCCCGGATCCCGGCGGCGCCTTCCCGCACACGACGCCGCTCACCGCCGCGCCCGCCCCCATGGTCGACTCGCCCGCCCCCGAATTTTCCCTGCCCGGGATGGACGGCGAACCGATCCGCCTTTCGGCATTGCGCGGGCAAACGGTGATCCTGGCTTTTTGGGCGACGTGGTGCGAACCGTGCCTGGGGGAACTTCCTCTGCTCGACCGCATCGCCGCGGACCGTCCGGAATCGCTGGCGGTGCTTGGGATCAACGCCGGCGAGCCGGAGGAAAGCGTCCGCCCCTTCGTCGACGCGCTGGAGACGGGCGCCGTCCGTTTCCTGCTGGATCCGGCCGGCGAGGTCCGCGGCCAATACCTGGTGCGCGGCCTGCCCACCACCTTTTTCATAGATTCAGAGGGGGTCATTCGTCGGATTAAAATCGGCGCGCTGGATTTTTCAATCGTGGAAACCACCTTGGATTCGCTAGGAGCAAAATCTTGACCCTGCATCTGGTGCTTTACCTTCGCATGGAGGATCCGGCCTGCGCCGCCGCCCAGGAATGGTCCGATTCCCTGCAGAAAGAGTATCCGCATACCTTGGAAATCCGCGAGGTCGATTCCCGCCCGGAATGGAAGCGCGCGTTCGGCGGGGAGGTCCCGGCAGCCGAGGTAAACGGCCGGCGGCTGGCCGCACCCCTCACCTTTCCGGAGTTGAAAAGCGCGCTGGCCGTTGGGCGCGCGATCGGGGAATACCAGCGGGAAACCCGCGTCCCGCGCCCGGTCCGGGCGCTTTCTTCCGCCGCCGACGGATGCGCGGGTTGGTTTTCCCGGCATTGGCTGGCGGTGTTCAACGTTTTCCTCGGCGCGTATCTCGGCGTGGCGTTCCTCGCCCCGGTATTGATGAAGGTCGGGGCCGTCACCCCTGCTTCGTGGATCTACAACGTTTACCGGTTTTCCTGTCACCAACTGGGATTCCGTTCTTTTTACCTGTTCGGGGAGCAGCCGTATTACCTGCGCGCCGATTTTGAAGAGGTCACCGGGATCAATCCGGATGACCTTTGGGCCTCGCGCGACTTTGTCGGGAATGCCCGCCTGGGATACAAAGTGGCGCTGTGCCAGCGGGACGTGGCGATCTATTCCGCCCTGCTGCTGGCGGGGATCGCCTTTCATTTCCTGCGGGGCAAGGTGAAGCCGCTGCATTGGTCGCTGTGGATTCTGCTGGGCATCTTCCCCATCGGACTCGACGGCGGCACCCAGCTCCTCTCGTACATCCCGATTCTGCATTTCCCGTTTCGCGAGAGCACGCCGCTGCTGCGGGTTGTGACCGGCGCGATGTTCGGTCTGACCAGCGCCTGGTTCGCCTATCCGTACGTGCAGGAAAGCGTGGACGAAGACCTCCCCGCCAAACCCGCTCCCCGGGCATGACCTTCTTCGAACAGGACGGTCTGCGCTATTTCCGCTTCCCCTGGCTGTCGGCCGCCGGCGCGGCGCACGCCGTGTTGACCCGCCGCGGGGGCGTCAGCCTCGCT is a window from the Anaerolineales bacterium genome containing:
- a CDS encoding nitroreductase family deazaflavin-dependent oxidoreductase, with the translated sequence MVEKIRDVRPPRGLARLAFRLPIGLFRLGLGGLLGTRFLLLIHSGRKTGRERRTVLEVVRHDKEKSVFVVAAGFGPQSDWYQNLRSRPQAFVQSGRRRWNMRAEFLTPDRAGEEMLDYGRRHPAALRGLVGIMGYRVGENPEDIRAFGRLLSMVAFHPEDQPTDKPSPVRTA
- a CDS encoding mechanosensitive ion channel; translation: MRMEPFSIWQDLLDNPWISLGLAAVLLFLAWMLGGLLSRLVVRLANRISFPERLARVIRLPDPQGVSSRIKLLIRWIVVLLAAWWAYRLLASNREIVSFADSLRNAVRGAFQLPAVMFLFEVALILLATILLTRIIGWLRRRFSDLARILETERGRRLTGWRIQKLQLLSAGQVTDFLQLAARYARYAINLLLVLVYLMGVFSIFPQTRGIVAEGINALAEILATGWKNFVDYLPNLFSLIVVVVVTYFGLRVIHFLFREVEKGTIALAGFQPEWAMPTYSIIRILAVALALILAFPYLPGSSSPAFQGVSIFLGALISLGSTSVVGNIVAGIILTYAMAFRVGDRVRIADTEGDVIDKGLIATRIRTIKNEDITIPNGIVLANHIINYSAVAQEHGLILHTTVTIGYDAPWRLVHETLIRAALSTPDILANPKPFVFQTSLDDSYVSYEINAYTQEPVKMAVTYSNLHQNIQDKFNEAGLEILSPRFSAVRDGNTSTMPPGSRPKGYRAPSFRVKIEKRE
- a CDS encoding YjbQ family protein, producing MLSYRKELWFNVPSRRAFINITEQVAQALGESKIREGLALVNAMHITASVFINDDESGLHADYEDWLEGLAPHEPLSRYRHNRTGEDNGDAHLKRQVMGREVVVAVSGGKLDFGPWEQIFYGEFDGGRRKRVLIKIIGE
- a CDS encoding L,D-transpeptidase, with the translated sequence MPISRRKFLQLAALGAGSPLLEKAFPGAWQQIPVDPIDTWKEKFTPGTRLGRVLATLTLRSRPDADSAEVGKKYQDAVVEILREVVGRGPAMDPHNHRWFETPEGYLWAPYVFPMDFRIQTPLAEIPDGKVWVEVTVPWVQGRTAPNEYAPNFLLQPGDRPTILYGASIYPATKSVTDDTGKIWYFLDELEAPMYARAEGLRVIPAEELAPISPEVEDKLIVVRLERTVQTLSALENGKEVYFAVISSGGKNPETGNWTTPLGEHPIWRKRIGMRMGGGDSESGFDLVGVGWTCLFSGHGEAIHSTHWHNDFGIPKSHGCVNARPEDAKWIFRWTAPAVDYPLGDREIGMPGGTRVKVVA
- a CDS encoding TlpA family protein disulfide reductase, with protein sequence MRGVKLFGVLGLGILLGAGAGAAFWYTPGDAVPDPGGAFPHTTPLTAAPAPMVDSPAPEFSLPGMDGEPIRLSALRGQTVILAFWATWCEPCLGELPLLDRIAADRPESLAVLGINAGEPEESVRPFVDALETGAVRFLLDPAGEVRGQYLVRGLPTTFFIDSEGVIRRIKIGALDFSIVETTLDSLGAKS
- a CDS encoding DUF2085 domain-containing protein, coding for MTLHLVLYLRMEDPACAAAQEWSDSLQKEYPHTLEIREVDSRPEWKRAFGGEVPAAEVNGRRLAAPLTFPELKSALAVGRAIGEYQRETRVPRPVRALSSAADGCAGWFSRHWLAVFNVFLGAYLGVAFLAPVLMKVGAVTPASWIYNVYRFSCHQLGFRSFYLFGEQPYYLRADFEEVTGINPDDLWASRDFVGNARLGYKVALCQRDVAIYSALLLAGIAFHFLRGKVKPLHWSLWILLGIFPIGLDGGTQLLSYIPILHFPFRESTPLLRVVTGAMFGLTSAWFAYPYVQESVDEDLPAKPAPRA